One part of the Solanum dulcamara chromosome 8, daSolDulc1.2, whole genome shotgun sequence genome encodes these proteins:
- the LOC129898972 gene encoding non-specific lipid transfer protein GPI-anchored 21-like, which yields MEGIKYSSILTIILMVLSTQLVSGQISTACSAAMLRSFSPCINFISNGGSYNSSPTSACCRSLKYVMSNGTDCLCLIVTGNVPFRVPINRTLAISLPKACNMAGVPVQCKASPSPIPAPGPASSRPTESPRSPPSPSPKAANNVHQPFTPPLRPVADRRPNLTPPPTDIFGDPETNLGFKPNLIPSAAQGSQRFSVFVLLATCGVMALQFN from the exons ATGGAAGGGATAAAATACTCGTCAATTTTGACTATTATTTTAATGGTTTTGAGCACGCAATTAGTTTCCGGGCAGATTAGTACAGCGTGTAGCGCGGCAATGCTACGTAGCTTTAGCCCTTGCATAAACTTCATTAGCAATGGTGGGAGCTATAATTCTTCACCAACTTCAGCTTGTTGCCGATCTCTCAAGTACGTCATGAGCAATGGCACAGATTGCCTCTGCCTTATTGTTACTGGAAACGTTCCATTTCGCGTTCCCATTAACAGGACTTTAGCTATTTCCCTTCCTAAAGCTTGTAACATGGCTGGTGTCCCCGTCCAGTGCAAAG CATCACCTTCCCCTATTCCAGCTCCAG GTCCAGCTAGCTCAAGACCAACAGAATCTCCTAGGTCACCTCCATCTCCTAGTCCTAAAG CTGCTAATAATGTTCATCAACCATTCACACCGCCTCTAAGACCAGTGGCTGATAGAAGACCAAATTTAACACCACCTCCAACAGATATCTTTGGAGACCCTGAAACAAATTTAGGATTCAAGCcaaatttgataccatcagcCGCACAGGGTTCCCAGAGATTTTCTGTATTTGTTCTTCTAGCAACCTGTGGGGTAATGGCTTTGCAGTTCAACTGA
- the LOC129898971 gene encoding probable RNA helicase SDE3, with product MGTMSYKSDDEYSTITDKGDIGFVDFDKYKSAGSYNPNEESDIVVISVPFPLIAGKPKSGVVGETVVDSVTIENTTNETQELWSIKIYDSKPEDSFTLSLMKPPTACSDVQYVQEFMESFSLEDRMLRPGQTLTVWLTCKPKEIGLHTSAVHFNVGDDTIERLVFILAEDKVSQSLASRRPFHRDRKKKAPAVDVFAANAFVVGSRPTRNSNRGFRNRLPSYPIPVDIREMIEMKQFPDVIGEGLRRDNYIAYFRTLLAIEEIKMEEDMRDYDMESVAMKRKGPQFLSLDVPGLAERRPSLVYGDFIFARLATADASEIIPYQGYIHRVEAEEVYLKFDQEFHINHVTGNLYNVQFSFNRTGMRRLHQAIEATESLNGEILFPSGISRTRNIQAARLVPNSCMLNKEQTSAVEKILGCKGGAPYVIHGPPGTGKTRTLIEAIIQLHIMRKGARVLVCAPSNSAADHILEKLVSQQNVEVQHHEIFRLNALTRPLDDVNPSYLRFCNAEDNGFKCPLLRDLRRYRVIISTYASACLLYAEGIKRGHFSHIFLDEAGQASEPDTMVPLSHLLSKETVVVLAGDPRQLGPVVFSKDAENYGLVTSFMERLFECQLYGALNENYATRLIRNYRCHPVILQLPSEMFYGGELIPCKEDKTFTRTWVDLLPNKEFPLLFIGIQGCDEREGNNPSWFNRIEASKVVEIIRDLMENKGLKEEDIGVITPYRQQVLKIRTALESFDWANVKVGSVEQFQGQEREVIIISTVRSTIQHNDFDRIHYLGFLSNPRRFNVAATRARSLLVVIGNPHIICKDPYWNKLLWYCADNGSYKGCFLPEKLEIPQEDSGQANNWYDGGIQVNNWDCEGAQANDWDQVQGGQVNDWDQDQGGQVNDWDRDEGGQTKNWNEEGTCDNEEKQSVQPSPDVPQGTMHQTDDIPVPVMDEAEWSDGWK from the exons ATGGGCACAATGTCTTATAAGTCGGATGATGAATACTCAACTATTACTGATAAAGGAGACATCGGATTTGTCGACTTTGACAAGTATAAATCAGCTGGTAGCTACAATCCAAATGAAGAGAGCGATATAGTTGTTATATCAGTTCCATTTCCGCTGATAGCAGGAAAACCTAAATCAGGAGTTGTTGGGGAAACTGTTGTCGATTCAGTCACAATAGAGAATACCACCAATGAAACCCAGGAGCTGTGGTCAATTAAGATCTATGACTCGAAACCTGAGGATTCATTCACGCTTTCTCTGATGAAACCTCCAACTGCTTGTTCTGATGTGCAATATGTTCAAGAGTTCATGGAATCCTTTAGCTTAGAGGATAGAATGTTACGACCAGGTCAGACACTTACAGTATGGTTGACTTGTAAACCCAAAGAAATTGGACTGCACACATCAGCTGTGCATTTCAATGTGGGTGATGACACCATAGAAAGATTAGTTTTTATCTTGGCTGAGGATAAGGTTTCCCAGTCCCTGGCTTCGAGAAGGCCATTCCACAGAGACAGAAAGAAGAAAGCACCAGCAGTAGATGTTTTTGCTGCAAATGCATTTGTTGTGGGTTCTCGTCCTACAAGGAATTCTAATCGAGGATTCAGAAACAGACTTCCTTCATATCCAATTCCAGTGGATATAAGGGAAATGATAGAGATGAAACAATTTCCTGATGTTATTGGGGAAGGTTTAAGAAGAGATAATTACATTGCTTATTTTAGAACTTTACTAgcaattgaagaaatcaagatGGAG GAAGACATGAGGGACTATGATATGGAGTCAGTCGCCATGAAGCGCAAAGGACCACAATTTTTGTCCCTTGATGTCCCAGGGCTGGCCGAGAGGAGGCCATCACTTGTTTATGGAGATTTTATCTTTGCAAGGCTAGCTACTGCAGATGCTAGTGAGATCATCCCTTACCAG GGTTATATTCACCGAGTTGAAGCGGAAGAAgtatatttgaagtttgatCAAGAATTCCACATCAACCATGTTACTGGAAATCTGTATAATGTGCAGTTTTCATTCAATCGTACGGGTATGCGGAGGTTACATCAAGCCATTGAAGCTACAGAAAGCCTAAATGGAGAAATTCTCTTTCCATCTGGCATATCCAGAACGAGAAATATACAAGCTGCTAGACTGGTACCTAATTCATGTATGCTTAACAAGGAGCAGACAAGTGCAGTTGAAAAGATTCTTGGGTGCAAAGGAGGGGCTCCATATGTTATCCATGGGCCTCCTGGTACAGGCAAAACAAGGACTCTTATAGAAGCTATAATCCAGCTACATATTATGAGGAAAGGTGCTCGAGTACTTGTCTGTGCACCTTCAAATAGTGCTGCAGACCATATACTTGAGAAACTTGTCAGTCAGCAGAATGTTGAAGTGCAGCACCATGAGATTTTTAGGTTGAATGCACTCACACGTCCTTTAGACGATGTGAATCCTAGTTACCTTCGCTTTTGCAATGCTGAAGATAATGGTTTTAAGTGTCCTCTTCTCAGGGACCTTAGAAGATATAGGGTTATCATATCTACATATGCTAGCGCATGTCTTCTTTATGCAGAAGGCATCAAACGGGGACACTTctctcatattttcttggatgaGGCAGGACAGGCTTCGGAGCCTGATACCATGGTTCCTCTGTCACATCTTTTAAGTAAGGAGACAGTAGTTGTACTTGCTGGTGACCCACGGCAACTTGGTCCCGTAGTTTTCTCAAAAGATGCTGAAAATTATGGATTGGTGACTTCATTTATGGAAAGGTTATTTGAATGCCAGTTATATGGTGCTCTCAACGAAAATTATGCTACCAGACTAATAAGGAACTATCGGTGTCATCCGGTAATTCTGCAGCTTCCCTCAGAAATGTTTTATGGAGGAGAGTTGATCCCATGTAAAGAAGATAAAACTTTTACCCGGACTTGGGTGGACCTGCTTCCGAACAAGGAATTTCCTTTGCTTTTCATTGGTATACAAGGTTGTGATGAAAGGGaaggaaacaacccatcatgGTTCAACAGGATTGAAGCAAGCAAGGTAGTAGAGATCATCAGAGATCTGATGGAGAACAAAGGTCTGAAAGAGGAAGATATTGGGGTGATAACACCTTATAGGCAGCAAGTACTGAAAATAAGAACAGCCCTTGAGAGCTTTGATTGGGCTAATGTAAAGGTTGGCAGCGTAGAGCAATTCCAAGGTCAGGAGAGAGAAGTTATTATCATATCGACCGTCCGATCAACGATACAGCATAATGACTTCGATAGAATCCATTATTTAGGATTTTTAAGCAATCCGAGAAGGTTCAATGTTGCTGCTACAAGAGCCAGATCATTGCTTGTTGTTATCGGGAATCCACACATCATCTGCAAG GATCCCTACTGGAACAAGCTTTTGTGGTATTGTGCAGACAATGGCTCCTACAAGGGCTGCTTCTTACCTGAAAAACTGGAGATCCCTCAAGAGGATTCTGGACAAGCAAATAATTGGTATGATGGCGGGATACAAGTAAATAACTGGGATTGTGAAGGAGCACAAGCTAATGATTGGGACCAAGTCCAGGGGGGACAAGTTAACGATTGGGACCAAGACCAAGGGGGACAAGTCAACGATTGGGACCGAGATGAAGGGGGACAAACTAAGAATTGGAACGAGGAAGGCACTTGCGATAATGAAGAGAAACAGAGTGTTCAGCCATCTCCTGATGTTCCACAGGGTACAATGCACCAAACAGACGACATCCCGGTCCCTGTTATGGATGAAGCTGAATGGTCTGATGGTTGGAAATAA